In one window of Meiothermus sp. DNA:
- the fusA gene encoding elongation factor G produces MSVKTGFDLKLFRNIGIAAHIDAGKTTTTERILYYTGRIHKIGEVHEGAATMDWMEQERERGITITAAVTTANWKHSGTGVEHRINIIDTPGHVDFTIEVERSMRVLDGAVAVFDASQGVEPQSETVWRQADKYRVPRIAFANKMDKTGADIWLVINTMKERLGAKPVLMQLPIGREDTFKGIIDVLRQKAYLYGNDLGTDIKEVEIPEDMKAQAAEYFEKLVEAAADYDENIMMKFLEGEKPTEEELIRAIRKGTIAIEIFPVFLGSALKNKGVQLLLDGVVDFLPSPLDIPPIKGKTESGEEVERPADPNAPLAALAFKIMADPYVGRLTFIRVYSGTLKSGSYVQNTTKGKKERVARLLQMHANHREEVEELKAGELGAVVGLKETITGDSLVGDGDEPIILESIEIPEPVIDLAIEPKTKADQDKLGVALSRLGEEDPTFRVSTDPETGQTIISGMGELHLEIIVDRLKREFKVDANVGKPQVAYRETITRPVDVEGKFVRQSGGRGQYGHVKIKAEPLGRGSGFEFINAIVGGVVPREYIPAVQKGIEEAMQSGPLTGFPIVDLKVTLYDGSYHEVDSSEMAFKIAGSMAIKEAIEKGGAAILEPIMRVEVITPEEFLGSIIGDLNSRRGQIQGMEERGNARLVRAYVPLAEMFGYANDMRSMSQGRAQFSMFFDHYEQVPQNIAQKLIKGQ; encoded by the coding sequence ATGTCCGTCAAGACTGGTTTTGACCTAAAACTTTTCCGCAACATTGGGATTGCGGCCCACATCGACGCAGGTAAAACCACCACTACCGAGCGCATCCTCTACTACACCGGTCGCATCCACAAAATCGGTGAGGTGCACGAAGGTGCGGCCACCATGGACTGGATGGAGCAGGAGCGCGAGCGGGGCATTACCATCACCGCAGCCGTCACCACTGCCAACTGGAAACACAGCGGTACAGGGGTGGAGCACCGCATCAACATCATCGATACCCCCGGCCACGTGGACTTCACCATCGAGGTGGAGCGCTCCATGCGCGTGCTGGATGGCGCGGTGGCGGTCTTTGATGCCTCGCAGGGGGTGGAGCCCCAGTCTGAAACCGTCTGGCGTCAGGCCGACAAATACCGGGTGCCCCGCATCGCCTTTGCCAACAAGATGGACAAGACCGGGGCCGATATCTGGCTGGTGATTAACACCATGAAGGAACGCCTGGGTGCCAAGCCGGTGCTGATGCAACTGCCCATCGGCCGCGAAGATACCTTCAAAGGCATCATCGATGTGCTGCGCCAGAAGGCCTACCTGTACGGCAACGACCTCGGCACCGATATCAAAGAGGTCGAAATCCCCGAGGATATGAAGGCGCAGGCGGCCGAATACTTCGAGAAGCTCGTCGAAGCGGCGGCCGACTACGACGAGAACATCATGATGAAGTTCCTCGAGGGGGAAAAGCCTACCGAGGAAGAGCTTATCCGGGCTATTCGCAAGGGCACCATCGCCATCGAGATTTTCCCGGTTTTCCTGGGCTCGGCCCTGAAGAACAAAGGCGTGCAGTTGCTGCTTGATGGGGTCGTAGACTTCCTGCCTTCCCCGCTGGACATTCCCCCCATCAAGGGCAAGACCGAAAGCGGGGAGGAGGTCGAGCGCCCCGCCGATCCCAACGCCCCATTGGCCGCGCTGGCCTTCAAAATCATGGCCGACCCCTATGTGGGCCGCCTGACCTTCATCCGGGTCTACTCGGGTACCCTCAAGTCGGGTTCCTACGTGCAGAACACCACCAAGGGCAAGAAGGAGCGGGTAGCTCGCCTCCTCCAGATGCACGCCAACCACCGTGAAGAGGTGGAGGAATTGAAGGCGGGCGAGCTGGGTGCGGTGGTGGGTCTCAAAGAGACCATTACCGGCGATTCGCTGGTGGGCGATGGCGATGAGCCGATTATCCTCGAGTCCATCGAGATCCCCGAGCCGGTTATTGACCTGGCCATTGAACCCAAGACCAAGGCTGACCAGGACAAGCTGGGCGTGGCCCTGTCGCGCCTGGGTGAGGAAGACCCCACCTTCCGGGTTTCCACCGACCCTGAAACCGGCCAGACCATCATCTCCGGCATGGGCGAGCTGCACCTGGAGATCATCGTGGATCGCCTCAAGCGGGAGTTCAAAGTAGATGCCAACGTGGGCAAGCCCCAGGTGGCCTACCGCGAGACCATCACCCGCCCGGTGGATGTCGAAGGCAAGTTTGTACGCCAGTCCGGTGGGCGTGGCCAGTATGGTCACGTCAAGATCAAGGCCGAACCCCTGGGCCGTGGCTCGGGCTTTGAGTTCATCAACGCCATCGTGGGTGGGGTGGTACCCCGCGAATATATCCCGGCCGTGCAGAAGGGGATTGAAGAGGCCATGCAGTCTGGCCCCCTTACGGGCTTCCCCATCGTGGACTTGAAGGTCACCCTCTACGACGGTAGCTACCACGAGGTGGACTCCTCTGAAATGGCCTTCAAGATCGCCGGTTCTATGGCCATCAAGGAGGCCATCGAGAAGGGTGGTGCGGCCATCCTCGAGCCCATCATGCGCGTCGAGGTGATCACCCCTGAAGAATTCTTGGGCTCGATCATCGGCGACCTTAACAGCCGCCGGGGGCAGATCCAGGGCATGGAAGAGCGCGGCAATGCTCGACTGGTGCGGGCCTATGTTCCCCTGGCCGAGATGTTTGGCTATGCCAACGATATGCG